AATTTGGCGCGGCGCCAGCCTTAATATAAAACTTTCTGATTTTACGAATGAAATTCCTCCTGAAAAGAATAATCAGTTCAACCTTGTAATCTGCAATCCGCCCTACGTACGACATCATCACATAAGCGCTGAAGATAAACAGCGGCTAGTGAAATTTTGTGAAGAAAGGATTGGAATTAGCATAAATGGCCTTGCAGGATTATATTGCTATTTCTTATTATTATCCCACAATTGGATGGAAAAAAACGGTTTTGCTGGCTGGCTGATCCCAAGCGAATTTATGGACGTTAATTACGGAAAGGCGCTTAAGGAGTATTTATTAGATAAAGTGAAATTATTGAGAATTCATAGGTTTGACCCTGATAATGTTCAGTTTGAAGATGCATTAGTGTCCTCAACGGTTGTCTGGTTCAAAAAGGTTAAGCCGCCAAAATCTTATCACATTGAATTTTCATTTGGTGGAACATTAAATGAACCGGCAATCTCAAGAATGATTTCTGCAGATATCCTGCGTTCCGAACCCAAATGGACAAGATTTCCTGTTTTAGATGCAAGAGAATTAAGCAGGGGAGTTAGGCTTGCGGATTTATTCACAATAAAACGTGGAATTGCAACAGGTAACAACAAGTTTTTTATTCTATCTCGAGATCAAATCGAAAAATATCAGATTCCTTTCCGATTTCTCAGGCCCGTCCTGCCAAGCCCAAGATATTTAAAAATAAATGAGATAAAAGCAGATGATGAGGGCAACCCTTTGACAGAAAAACCTCTTTATTTGCTTGATTGCAAATTGCCGGAAGATGAAATTCTGAGTGATTACCCGGAACTTTGGGATTATCTTCAGGTTGGTTTAAGAAATGAAGTCCATATAAAATACTTGTGTAGAAATCGAACACCTTGGTATTCACAGGAGAAACGCGAATCTGCCCCAATACTTTGCACTTATATGGGTCGCGACAAACAAAAGGGGGGCGGCAAACCTTTCCGTTTTATTCTCAACCATTCGAATGCAACGGCAACAAATGTTTACCTGCTCCTTTATCCAAAGCCTTTATTATATCGAGCCTTTAATAACAATCCGGAATTGATAAGAATTATTTGGAATGCTCTTAACAATATTTCAACTGATGACTTAATTGAAGAGGGCCGTGTTTATGGAGGCGGCTTGCATAAACTGGAACCCAAAGAGCTTTCAAATGTATCTGCGCCTGATATAGTTCAATTGATCCCAAACCTGAGACCAAATCCTAGAAGCCAGGGAGGATTATTTCAAGGATAACTATATAAACCGTATGTCTGATCTGCGGATTGGGCAGCTTCGCGCCGCTCGGTCGGCACTGCAAATTGCATAAATGAAATTTCCGTCCCCAACCGACGGCGGCTTTACAGCGCTAACCATACAGTGCCCCGGACTTTAAAAAGCAACTTTATACTCCGCTTTTTCAAGCTGGTTACCTCTGCGTTCGCCAAAAAGGAATAAGGATGCCTGAAAGTATAGCGCAATACTGCATGGTTCATTTAAACCTGCCAGATGCAGAACTTAGCGAAGAATACTACTATCGTAGCCTACCTTTTTACATCATCGATGTTGTTTACTCCCTGGCCGCCAGGCACAGCAGCCACTCTAGTGTGGAATTTGCGCTTTTTCCCAACCAATAAGCACAGGGGTCTGTATTCGTTGTTGCAAATCAATTTCCCCTTTGAACTTAATGCGGTTTATGGTATGAATTATAGAACTACTTATTTAAAAATATATTGTGATTAAAGAAGGTTATATGCGCCTCCCAACAGAGAAAAAAGGGGTTGAAAGATGATTATTGCCGTAAACCCTGAGCCTAAAAGTTGCGCCTTGACTTTCAGCACGATGCAACTTAAAACCTGAATTGAGCGTTTCAAATTGCGCCCAAAAAATATAACCCAAGCTGAGCGTTTTAAATTTTAGAAATGATTAAATTTAATAATATTTTTAAGGAATTCTGTTGATTTGAATTTCTAAAATTTAAAACCCTTCGGGATTTCCGATTTCACCGCATCTACGGCGTCAAATGCCGTCCCGCATAGCTGACTATAGCGGAACGACATTTTCCTTGTATCTGCGGCAAACTTGAAAATTGCTCGATTTGGGTATAAATTGTATGGTTTTAGAGCGTTACAGTACTTTAACATAGCTTGAAGAGGGTTTTTTCAAATGAACGCCGAACATTCCTTATCCCTGGTGATTGCATGCTGCCTTATTTTTTTGGCAGTCGGCCCTGTCGGAGCCGGCCAGGAAGCATCTGGATCGCCGTCGGCATATTTGCCAAAGATGCATTACGACTCCGAGCCTGTTTTGGACGGGACCGACATCATCCATGATTTCATTATTCAAAACAAAGGAACCGCACCGCTTAAGATCGAAAAGGTCCATGCCGACTGAGGGTGTACGGCTGTCTCTTACCCGGGACAGATCCCTGCCGGCGGCGAGGGAAAAATTAAAATCAAAGTTGCTACCAGCGGGTATGGCGGGAGAAACGTAAATAAAAACATCACCGTCACAACCAATGATCAAAAGAACCGGCAGCTTAAACTGACGATTGGCGGCCATGTTGAAAATTTCGTAACCATTACCCCCAACAGGGTCAATCTAATGGGATATGCCGGGCAGCCGCTAAAAGCTGTCGTGAAAATAGTTCCTGAACAAAAATACCCGTTTAAAATTACAGGTACGGAGGCCGCCGGCCAACAAAACATCAGCTACATTTTGGAGCAAGCTGAACCCGGGAAAGATACAGGATACATTTTAACTGTTGAAAACTCGAAAAAAGAAAAAGGCCGGTACTATGAAGTCATTTCCTTGAAAACAGACAGCCAGATCAAACCGCTGATTAAAATCGGTGTTTATGGTACTATTATCGAGCCCGATCAGAACAGGAAAAGATAGATTTTATGAAAGATATTAGAGCCGTTGCTTTTGACTGTGACGGTGTCATGTTTGATACGATACAGGCAAACATGGCGTATTATAACCACATACTGGAACATTTCGGCCGGCCGGCCATGACCCCTGAACAGCTTGCTTATTCCCATATGCACACCGCGGACCAGGCAATTGCCAATCTGTTTGAAGATAAAAAAAGCATTGAAGCCGCACAAGCCTATAGAAAAAAAATGAGCTATCTCCCCTTTTTGCGGTTCATGGATATGGAGCCCTACCTGAAGCCATTGTTGGCAAGACTCAGGCCCAGATACAAAACAGCCGTGGCCACCAACAGATCCGACACAATGGATCGGGTGATTACGGAGCACGGCCTTGACGGGTGTTTTGATCTGGTTGTCAGCGCCCTCGACGTGGATCACCCTAAACCCCACCCTGAACCGTTGATCAAGGTTATGGAACATTTTAAGATAAATCATGATCAATTAATGTATATCGGGGACTCAACCCTCGACGAGACGGCGGCAAGGGCGGCCGGCGCAGTCTTTGTGGCCTATAAAAACAAGTCGCTTTCAGCGGAGTTTTATATTCAGAGCTTAAAGGATATGGAAGGTATTCTTTTGGTTTAAAAAGTTATGGGTTGCGCATGAAGAGAACAGCGGCCACCCTATTTTTATGTATGGGATTGATCGGTCTGGCAAACGTCGTATCGGCCGGTGATATCGATACGGTTCGTGCGAGAGTCTTCGCATGGAGCCGGGCCTGGCAAAGTCTGGATCTAGACAGTTACATGTCTTTCTACAGTCCGGCGTTTCAATCAAAGGGGCTCGACTATAAGGGTTGGCGGGAAAGGAAGGCGAAAGTCTTTCAACGATCCAAGCGCATCAAGGTGGAAGTATCCGATCTGTGGGTAACTGTCGAGGGAACGTGCGCCGTTGCCAGTTTCACCCAGCGGTACCACGACCAAATTGTTTCGGATGTTGGTGAAAAAACGCTGGAGCTGGTAAATTCCGGCAACGCTTGGCAGATCGTCGCAGAAGAATGGAAGCCGTTGGCCATACCCGACCGGAGGACGCGGGGAGCGAAGAACGCCGAAAGCAAAAGTTTAGCTGAATCCAATTCAATCGTTCAAAAAACCCATCAAGATATTCAGGGTTTTGATGTTAAAGAATCTTCGACCGGCAAAACCGTTATCAAAGGTATTACATTTCGAATTGAAAACCATTTGGAAAAGGTTTTTGTAAGCTTCAATCAATATTCCATCCCCAGAGTCCTGACGATTGAAGGGGATAAACCAAGAATAGTTCTTGATATTACAAACGTTTCTTTCTGGAATGGCCGGTCCATAATTCCCGTAGATGGAAAATTGATCCGACAGATACGAACCTATTTACATCGTGACAGTGAAACGCTGCGGATCGTGCTGGACCTAAAGCCCGCACAGGATTATATTATCGATCAAGTTTTTGATAAGGTAAAAAATATTTATTGTATCACCGTCCAATAAGTCGCTGAGCCGACGACCATACCGTTTGAAAAACAGGAGGCTTGAGATTTACCGCTTATTTGCCATGAAATCAAAAACTGTTCGTCCTGCTCGCAGAAAAATATCTAAAAAGACTTGGGTTTCTGCCAGCATCGTCATGGGGGTTACCCTGTTTCTTTTCGGTGCGGGCATCACCATCTTCTCGGCTGATACCGACAATCAGAACACTTACCAAAAGGTTGACGCCACCATTCTTGCCAAGGTTCAAAAGCAACCGGATAAAAAAGATGCTTTGTGGGACGGTCCCGTTCTTTATCATAAGACCGACAGCGAACCCATCGATCTTATCCTGGTTGAGAAGGCCAGCCAGAAACTGCAACTGTATCGCTATAACGGCCGCTACCAGCATATCAAAAGCTACTCGTGCGCAACCGGTGAAAAGCAGGGGAAAAAGAGGCAGGAAAAAGACGAGAAGACGCCGGAAGGCATCTATTTTAATGTAAAAACTTACCGGGATTCGAAAATTACGATATTCGGCGACAGAGCTTTTGGTTTGAACTATCCGGACGTTTTCGACAATCTTGACGGAAACAGGGGCGGTGGGATTTTTATTCATGGCTCAAACAGGGCCGTCGAACCCTTATCAACCAATGGA
The Candidatus Desulfatibia profunda genome window above contains:
- a CDS encoding AMIN domain-containing protein, yielding MKRTAATLFLCMGLIGLANVVSAGDIDTVRARVFAWSRAWQSLDLDSYMSFYSPAFQSKGLDYKGWRERKAKVFQRSKRIKVEVSDLWVTVEGTCAVASFTQRYHDQIVSDVGEKTLELVNSGNAWQIVAEEWKPLAIPDRRTRGAKNAESKSLAESNSIVQKTHQDIQGFDVKESSTGKTVIKGITFRIENHLEKVFVSFNQYSIPRVLTIEGDKPRIVLDITNVSFWNGRSIIPVDGKLIRQIRTYLHRDSETLRIVLDLKPAQDYIIDQVFDKVKNIYCITVQ
- a CDS encoding HAD-IA family hydrolase gives rise to the protein MKDIRAVAFDCDGVMFDTIQANMAYYNHILEHFGRPAMTPEQLAYSHMHTADQAIANLFEDKKSIEAAQAYRKKMSYLPFLRFMDMEPYLKPLLARLRPRYKTAVATNRSDTMDRVITEHGLDGCFDLVVSALDVDHPKPHPEPLIKVMEHFKINHDQLMYIGDSTLDETAARAAGAVFVAYKNKSLSAEFYIQSLKDMEGILLV
- a CDS encoding N-6 DNA methylase, with protein sequence MNRSIENKRVEIQKKLDSQKTQDERNRLGQFATPTELARDILSYAKTLLPKQSKIKFLDPAVGTGSFFSALIATFPESEIESAEGFEIDPYYGDPSKEIWRGASLNIKLSDFTNEIPPEKNNQFNLVICNPPYVRHHHISAEDKQRLVKFCEERIGISINGLAGLYCYFLLLSHNWMEKNGFAGWLIPSEFMDVNYGKALKEYLLDKVKLLRIHRFDPDNVQFEDALVSSTVVWFKKVKPPKSYHIEFSFGGTLNEPAISRMISADILRSEPKWTRFPVLDARELSRGVRLADLFTIKRGIATGNNKFFILSRDQIEKYQIPFRFLRPVLPSPRYLKINEIKADDEGNPLTEKPLYLLDCKLPEDEILSDYPELWDYLQVGLRNEVHIKYLCRNRTPWYSQEKRESAPILCTYMGRDKQKGGGKPFRFILNHSNATATNVYLLLYPKPLLYRAFNNNPELIRIIWNALNNISTDDLIEEGRVYGGGLHKLEPKELSNVSAPDIVQLIPNLRPNPRSQGGLFQG